In Natronobacterium texcoconense, the genomic window TCCGGGGTTTCTATACTGTAGTTCACGTCTCAAATGTCGCCCTCGTCACGATCCGACCGTTCCCGTCGTCCACTGGGAGCGTCGATTCTGAGTCTCTGGCTCGTACTCGGTAGCGTCGTCAGTATTCCTACTGTCTGGACGCTTTCTACGATACTTCTCCAGCACGACGCGCCTTCTGCAGTAGAACGGGTGGTTTTCACCTCTCTCGTCCTGTCGCTCTCGCTGATTGTTCTCGGCCTTCTCACTGCGGTCTGGTTGTGGCGAGGGGAGACACGCGTTCGCTACGTCTGGCCCGTGTTCTTCGCGGTGTATTTCGTAGATATTGCGTTTCTCGCGCTAGTCGACGCAGCGGGACCGTCCTCGTTACAGCAGGAGATGACGTATCGTCTCGGGCCCGATCTCGTCCTTCCTGGTGTCCTTGGCGTCGTTGCACTCGTCTACGTGTATCGACTGGACGTCGAGTACGGTGTCAGCGAAACCGAAGAATCGGAGGCAGACAACCCCGTCCTTCCGTCCTGGATGACACGGTAATCTTAGCGACTCCAGACGCCCGCTACAGTACACAGCCGATTCATCGGCTACGGTGTAGCTCCGGTCCGTCCCTCGAGCAGGGCGTCGACACCGCGAAACACGACGAGATACGAGTACCAAACGCCGTAGAGTCCAATGGCAGTCATCGCTGGGATCCGTAGGAGGCCAAACAGGTTCCACGCCAGTAGTATTCCGTAGCCGGTGAAGACGGTGATAAGGAGACTTCTGGTGAATACCCAGGACGCGATCTTTCGTGGGGACTGCGTGGGCTCGGGTTCGAAGGCGTTCACTGCTGGCTATTACGAGAAAAAGCCGAAAGTTAAATTTACTGACTCGTAAACAGCGCGCCCGGCCTGTCGACCTCGAGGTCGGTCACTCGAGCGACGTCCCACAGCGTCGCGCCGTTGCTCGTCACCACGGGGACTCCGAGGTCGGACTCGAGTTCCTCGACTGCGGCGAGCGACCGGTAGTTCGTACAGGAGACGAAGACGGCGTCGACGTCCTCGGCGTCGACTCCCTCGCGAACCTGTTCCGCCGCGTCCTCTGGGGTCAGTGCGCCAATTTCGACGTTCGCCTCGATGCCGCGCCCGTCGATGCTCGCGACCTCGAATCCCGACTCCTCGAGAAAGTCGCGTTCCTTCTCGTCGAGGTCGGCCGTGTACGGCGTTCGGACGGCGACTCGGTCGACGTCGAGGCTCTCGAGTGCGCGGACGACCGAGCGGGCGGTCGCGACAGCGGGCGCGTCGGCGACTTCTTCGATCTCTTCCTCGAGTTCGGCGTCGAAGCCGGGGCCGTGAAGCAGGCTTCCGGTGGTGCAGGCGTAGGCGACGGCGTCGACGTCGGCGTGACCGAGCAGTTCGGCAGCGCGCCGGACGTCGTCGCTCATCGCGTCGAGCGCGTCGACGGTGACCGACTCGAGGGACATCCGCGCGCCGTGGACAGTCACCGAGTCGGGTAGCGCCGCCCGGAACTCGGGTTCGGCGGTCGTGTTCGACGACGGGACGATCAGTCCCAGTCGGGTGCTCGGGTCTGTCGCTGGCATACTGGTACTCAGTCCTCCACGTCAGTACGTTTTCCGGCGCGCTGGTCGTCCTCGAGTGCGTCCTCGTCGGGGTCGCCGTGTCCGCCGCCGCCGGGCGTCCGGACCGTCACGGTCGTCCCGGCCTCGACGTCGACGGTCGTCTTCGCGGGCACCGACTCGCCGTCGATCAGGTTCTCGCCGGTCGCGCCATCTTCACCGCCGGCGACGCCTTTCGGCGCGTGGCGACGACGTTCGGTCAGCAGCGAAACGGTCGCGTCCTTCTCGACGGTGACGGTGCGCTCGAGGCCGAGGCCCCCGCGATACCGGCCGCGACCACCGCTGTTCTCGCGGAGCGCGTACCGATTTACGCGAAGCGGGTACTCGGTCTCGATCGACTCGACGGGCGTGTTCAGCGTGTTTGTCATTCCGACCTGGACGCCGTCCATCCCGTCGCGGCCCGCTCGAGCGCCGAAGCCACCGCCGATCGTCTCGTAGTAGGTAAAGGAGCCGTCGCGCGCACCGATGGTCAGGTTGTTCATCGTCCCCTGGCCCTGGGCCGGCACGCGGTCGGGCGCGGCCTTCGCGAGTGCGGTGAAGACGACGTCGGTGACGCGCTGGCTGGTCTCGACGTTGCCGCCGACGACGGCCGCCGGTGGCTCGGGGTTGAGCAACGTCCCCTCGGGTGCGTGGACGCTGACCGGCTCGTAGCAGCCGTGGTTCGGCGGGATCTCGGGGTCGGTCACGCAACGGACGACGAAGTAGACCGCGCTCTTTGCGACCGCGACTGGCGCGTTGAGGTTGCCCGCGAGCTGGTCGTCGGTGCCCGAGAAGTCGACGTCGATCGTCTCGCCGTCGACGGTGACCGTCACAGCGATTTCGACATCTTCGTCCGTGACGCCGTCGCCCTCGAGGACGTCGGTCGCCTCGTACGTGCCGTCGGGCAGTTCAGCGATCTCGTCGACGATCCGGTCGTGGGAGTAGTCGATCACGGCGTCGAACGCCTCGAGAACCGTCTCGCGGCCGTGTTCGGCGAACAGCGACTCGAGCCGTTCCGCCGCGCGTTCGTTCGCGGCGAGCTGTGCTCGCAGGTCCGCGCGTCGTTCGCGGGGGTTGCGGACGTTCGCGAGGATAAGCGAGTGGACGTCCTCGCGGAGTTCGCCACCCTCGACGAGTCGCGTCGGGGGTAGTCGCAGTCCCTCCTGGTAGATCTCCTGTGCGCCGGCGGGCATGCTTCCGGGGGTCATCCCGCCGACGTCGGCATGGTGGGCGCGAGAGACGGCGTAACCGACGATCTCGTCGTCAGTCTCTTCGTCGCCGTCGCCCGCACTCGAGGGTGCCGCCGAAAGCGT contains:
- a CDS encoding hydantoinase B/oxoprolinase family protein, giving the protein MTDTTIDPVTLEVLRNQLESIAEEMGQTLIRGAYSPNIKERRDCSTALFDAGGRMIAQAEHIPVHLGAMPAAVDAVRDLDPQPGDVFVLNDPFTGGTHLPDVTMVSTLSAAPSSAGDGDEETDDEIVGYAVSRAHHADVGGMTPGSMPAGAQEIYQEGLRLPPTRLVEGGELREDVHSLILANVRNPRERRADLRAQLAANERAAERLESLFAEHGRETVLEAFDAVIDYSHDRIVDEIAELPDGTYEATDVLEGDGVTDEDVEIAVTVTVDGETIDVDFSGTDDQLAGNLNAPVAVAKSAVYFVVRCVTDPEIPPNHGCYEPVSVHAPEGTLLNPEPPAAVVGGNVETSQRVTDVVFTALAKAAPDRVPAQGQGTMNNLTIGARDGSFTYYETIGGGFGARAGRDGMDGVQVGMTNTLNTPVESIETEYPLRVNRYALRENSGGRGRYRGGLGLERTVTVEKDATVSLLTERRRHAPKGVAGGEDGATGENLIDGESVPAKTTVDVEAGTTVTVRTPGGGGHGDPDEDALEDDQRAGKRTDVED
- a CDS encoding maleate cis-trans isomerase family protein, with the translated sequence MPATDPSTRLGLIVPSSNTTAEPEFRAALPDSVTVHGARMSLESVTVDALDAMSDDVRRAAELLGHADVDAVAYACTTGSLLHGPGFDAELEEEIEEVADAPAVATARSVVRALESLDVDRVAVRTPYTADLDEKERDFLEESGFEVASIDGRGIEANVEIGALTPEDAAEQVREGVDAEDVDAVFVSCTNYRSLAAVEELESDLGVPVVTSNGATLWDVARVTDLEVDRPGALFTSQ